The Verrucomicrobium spinosum DSM 4136 = JCM 18804 DNA segment CTTCGCCAGTCTTGAAGTTCTGGCAGGTCCAGCCACCCTTGTCGGAGTGGCCGTAGAGGTAGTCGCCCACCAGGATGACGCCGCCGTGGTGGTTCACCATGTTGGTGTTCTCATACAGGAACTCGGGCTCGCCCGTCCCTTGCAGCTTTACGGACTTGCAACCCACGCCATAACCGGCGGCCACATAGACCTGTCCTGCATCGTAGATCGGCGTGGGAATCACGGCCGTCTTCCCGGGGAAGGCCACCTTCCAGAGCACAGAGCCGTCCTTGGCGCTGATGCCGGCAAAGTTCTGCATGGTGAGCTGCACGTACTGACGCACGCCGTTAAACTCGATAGGCACGAGGGAGGCGTATTGGGCGCCATCCGTCCACTCAGAGGATTGCCAGACCTGCTTGCCGGTCAGCTTGTCCAGGGCGAGCACGGCGCCCTTGGTCCCTCCTGGAGTGACGACCACCTGATTACCATCCACCAGCGGACTTTCGCAATAGCCCCAGCCGGGGACCTTGCCGCCAGCATCAGTCAGGCTGGCCTTCCAGATCACCTTGCCATCCTTGGCACTGACACAGGCGAGGTCGCCCTTGCCACCCAGGGCATAGACGCGATCGCCATCGACGGTGGGGGAGCTACGCGGGCCGTCGCCCCAACCGTTAGTCAAAAGCGGGCCGATGCTGACGGTCCACTTCTCCTTCCCGGTGGCGACATCCACGGCGATGAGGTGTTCCTCGAACTCCTTGGCCCCCAGGGTGTAGAGCGTGCCGCCCACAACGGCAAAGCCGGAGTAGCCCAGACCGGCCCCCTCAAAGGTCCAGACCTTCTTCGGGCCATCGGCGGACCAAGATTTCAGCAGGCCGGTTTCTTTGGAGATGTCCTTTCGGTCGGCACCGCGGAAGGTGGGCCAGTCATTGGCTTGGGAAGAGGGCTGGAAGGAGGCGAGCATGCCCGCAAAGGCACACAGCGTGAAGGCGGTGGAAGAGAAGGTTTTCATGGCAGGCAATGGGGTAAAACGCCGTCGCGTTTTCAAAGCTTGCCAGAAACGACCGCGCTTCTGAAAGATTTTTCACTTTCACAAAAATATATGCGCGATGGCGCATGCTTTTTTAAACTTCAAAATTCAAATGCCAAACTTCAACATGGGCCAGCCGTCACAGGGGCACCAAGCCCGCCCCCTGTGAAGTTTGACGTTTGAATTTTGAAGTTTTGCCCTCCCTCACGCATCTCCAAACAACCGCCGGTTCTTCCAGAAGTAGCTGAAGCCCGACACAATGGTGAGGCCAGCCATCATGATGATGCAGATGAGGCCGAAGACGGCGGGGGAAAACGGGACCCAGGAGAAGGCCGGGGCCAGCCAGCGGAACATCGGCTCAGCCGTAGAGGCGTAGAGCAGGAAGTAACAGACGGTGATGATCTGCCAGACCATCTTGTGCTTGCCCAGCTTCTCCGCCGCGAGGACAACCCCGGCATTGGAAGCAATCTGGCGGATGCCGGTGACGAAAAACTCACGGGCGAGAATGGCGATCACGATCCAGACATCCAGAGCGATCTTGCCATTGGGCAACGGCACCTCCGGCGTGGCCAGCATGATGAGCGCGGCCGTCATAAGGATCTTGTCCGCCAGCGGGTCCATGAGCTTGCCGAAGTTCGTCACCAGATTCCGGCTGCGAGCGAGGTGGCCATCGAGGTAGTCCGTGATCGACGCCAGGGCGAAGACCAACAGGGCGATGGAGATACGGTTGGCCAGGGGCAGATGGAACAGCACCACAAACACCGCCGTGAGGATGAGGCGAAGGACGGTGAGCTGGTTGGGAAGGTTCATGGAGTCGATGATACTGGCAGGCGCGGCGGACGGAAGCCGGAGGGGACGGGGCTTGTTAGCCGCGGTGCCATCCCTGTGTCAAACCACGATTCGGTGAGAGAAGATATTTCCCAAGATTCGCCCGGTGAGGGGCTTGTGGGGGCGTTAAGCCACCCGCAGCGCGACAAATCCGGACTCCCTGCACACGGCGGCGGCGGTCTCGACGGAGAGCACAGTGCCCACCGCAGCAAAGATCTTCATGCCCAACAGGGCAATAACCACATCATACGGAGCCACCTGCAGCACCAGTGCCAGGGTATCCACAGTGGGAGAATCCGGCAGCACGACGGCCTTCTGGGGCCGCATGTGCCCGCCTAGGGATGGCAGGAGCGGGCCAAGCACCTCTTGGGCGGTGTATGCTTCGGTAAGGTCGGAGCACCCGTCTGGCAGGAGGATGACGCGCGGGGTTTCCGCGCCCTGTGGGTACACGTGAAACTCGTCAGCGTCGTCAGCACTCATGGAGCTCTGGGGGCCGTTCCGCCCGCACCTCGGAATTCCTTGTTTTAGCTCAAACCGGGCCGGGAGGGGAGGGCAAAAGACTTCAAACTTCAATGTCGAAGTCCTGTGGTCACGAGCCGGAACGCTGAAGTTTGAGATTTGGAGTTTATTCCGCCTTCACCCACACCGGCTTCTTCCAAATGGGCACGATGGTCTTGATCTCTTTGAGGTACCAGCGGCAGATCTCGAAGGCCTCCGCGCTGTGCTTGGTCCATACGCGGATGAGGATGCTGGGCTCCCGATCGGCCACGAAGCCGAGGCGGTGCTGGATGAAGACGCGGTGGGGCAGCTGCTCGGCCTGGCCACGCTGGCAGAGGCGCTCCAGCTCCTTTTCCGCCATGGGGCGGTACACGCTGTAGTCGATGCCCGAGATCGGACGCCCCTCCTCCTGGCCACGGACGGTGCCCAGAAACTGGACCTCCGCCCCCTCCTCTGCCGCAAAGACGGCCGGGGCGGGCAGGATGGGATCGGCAATCAACTGGTACTCAAACGGTGACGGCAGGGCGGACATGGACAGGTGACCATTCCGACACCCCGGCGAAACATCAAGTTCAAGTGCCCTCGCCCCGCTCCCGTGGGAGTCACGGCAACCGGGGGCAAAGGCCGTCCTCTCCCCGGGCTGGCTCATGGCCCCCATGAATAATTTCCCGTTTGCGATTTGCCTCAGGGAGGTTAACTCCCTCCCCGCCCAATTCCGGGCGTCGGGCGTCTCAACACACCGCCAACCACCTACACCCTACCATGTCAAAAAGCGATTTCGGACTCATCGGCCTTGCCGTGATGGGCCAGAACCTTGTCCTGAATGTGGAAAGCCGCGGCTTCCAGGTTTCTGTTTTCAACCGTACCGGCTCCGTCACCGACGAGTTCATCGCCAAGCATCCGGGCAAGAAACTGGTGGGAGCGAAGACGCTGGAAGAGTTTGTGCAGAGCCTGGCCACGCCCCGGAAGATCCAGATCATGGTGAAATCCACCGCGGTGAAGGACAGCGACCGTGACGCGGTGGACGCGGTGATCGAGCAGCTCATCCCCCTCCTCGACAAGGGCGACATCGTCATCGACGGCGGCAACAGCTTCTACCAGACCACGGAGCGCCGCGACGCCTATCTCGCTGAAAAAGGCCTCCGCTTCATCGGCGCTGGCGTTTCCGGCGGTGAAGAAGGCGCCCGTAAAGGCCCCTCCATCATGCCCGGCGGCCCTGCCAGTACCTGGGAGGTGATGAAGCCCATCTTTGAGAGCATCTCCGCCAAGGTGGACGGTGAGCCCTGCGTCATCCACATCGGCCCCGGCGGCGCTGGCCACTACGTGAAGATGATCCACAACGGCATTGAGTACGGCGACATGCAGCTCATCTGCGAAGCCTACAACATCTTCAAGCACGCTGGCTTCACGACCGCTGAGATTGCTGCGATCTTCAACGAGTGGAACGAAGGCGACCTCCAGAGCTACCTCATCCAGATCACCGGCAAGGCCCTTGAGCAGGTGGACGCCGAGACCGGCAAGTCCGTGGTCGAGCTCATCGTGGACAAGGCCGGCCAGAAAGGCACCGGCCAGTGGACGCTCCTCAACGCCGCGGAAAACGCGGTGGTGATCAGCACCATCAACGCCGCCGTGGAGGCCCGCATCCTCTCCAGCCAGAAGAAGCAGCGCGTGGCAGCCAGCAAGGAGCTGACCGGCCCGACCGCCAACATCACGACCGACAAGGCTGAACTGGTGAAGAAGGTGCACGACGCCCTCTACGCCTCCAAGATCATCTCCTACGCACAGGGTCTGGACCTCATCAAGACCATGGGCGAGAAGAAGAGCTGGGGCCTCGACCTCGGTCGCATCGCCGCCATCTGGCGTGGCGGTTGCATCATCCGTGCGCGTTTCCTCAACCGCATCACGGACGCCTACCGCACCAATGCCAGCCTGGTGAACCTGATGCTCGACCCGTTCTTCAAGGGCGT contains these protein-coding regions:
- a CDS encoding molybdenum cofactor biosynthesis protein MoaE, whose product is MSALPSPFEYQLIADPILPAPAVFAAEEGAEVQFLGTVRGQEEGRPISGIDYSVYRPMAEKELERLCQRGQAEQLPHRVFIQHRLGFVADREPSILIRVWTKHSAEAFEICRWYLKEIKTIVPIWKKPVWVKAE
- a CDS encoding PQQ-binding-like beta-propeller repeat protein translates to MKTFSSTAFTLCAFAGMLASFQPSSQANDWPTFRGADRKDISKETGLLKSWSADGPKKVWTFEGAGLGYSGFAVVGGTLYTLGAKEFEEHLIAVDVATGKEKWTVSIGPLLTNGWGDGPRSSPTVDGDRVYALGGKGDLACVSAKDGKVIWKASLTDAGGKVPGWGYCESPLVDGNQVVVTPGGTKGAVLALDKLTGKQVWQSSEWTDGAQYASLVPIEFNGVRQYVQLTMQNFAGISAKDGSVLWKVAFPGKTAVIPTPIYDAGQVYVAAGYGVGCKSVKLQGTGEPEFLYENTNMVNHHGGVILVGDYLYGHSDKGGWTCQNFKTGEVQWAERGKLGKGAIHCADGMLYLLEENSGNVVLIEASPNGWNEKGRFQLGPQTAQRNPKGKIWTHPVVSGGKLYLRDQELIHCYDVKG
- the pgsA gene encoding CDP-diacylglycerol--glycerol-3-phosphate 3-phosphatidyltransferase, whose amino-acid sequence is MNLPNQLTVLRLILTAVFVVLFHLPLANRISIALLVFALASITDYLDGHLARSRNLVTNFGKLMDPLADKILMTAALIMLATPEVPLPNGKIALDVWIVIAILAREFFVTGIRQIASNAGVVLAAEKLGKHKMVWQIITVCYFLLYASTAEPMFRWLAPAFSWVPFSPAVFGLICIIMMAGLTIVSGFSYFWKNRRLFGDA
- the gnd gene encoding decarboxylating NADP(+)-dependent phosphogluconate dehydrogenase, producing MSKSDFGLIGLAVMGQNLVLNVESRGFQVSVFNRTGSVTDEFIAKHPGKKLVGAKTLEEFVQSLATPRKIQIMVKSTAVKDSDRDAVDAVIEQLIPLLDKGDIVIDGGNSFYQTTERRDAYLAEKGLRFIGAGVSGGEEGARKGPSIMPGGPASTWEVMKPIFESISAKVDGEPCVIHIGPGGAGHYVKMIHNGIEYGDMQLICEAYNIFKHAGFTTAEIAAIFNEWNEGDLQSYLIQITGKALEQVDAETGKSVVELIVDKAGQKGTGQWTLLNAAENAVVISTINAAVEARILSSQKKQRVAASKELTGPTANITTDKAELVKKVHDALYASKIISYAQGLDLIKTMGEKKSWGLDLGRIAAIWRGGCIIRARFLNRITDAYRTNASLVNLMLDPFFKGVLSETQQNWREVVSLATLNGIPAPAFSASLGYYDSYRAERLPANLLQAQRDFFGAHTYERLDKPEGEFFHTEWPEVIG